From Pristiophorus japonicus isolate sPriJap1 unplaced genomic scaffold, sPriJap1.hap1 HAP1_SCAFFOLD_513, whole genome shotgun sequence:
ggtcgagaggatcgttcagcccggctgcctccctctcttccgcggaAACGTTCAAGCCAAggtttccctggagatggagcacgcggtgtccaccggaacgtactcggccttccatgagaggtgggtgcccgagggactgaagtgcatcaacaaCACCGGCAAACATATTTAATTTGATTCTTCAATGGTAAAAGTGTAATTTGATTAGAGTTATCGGTTTTATTGCACAtatatgtcatcgcagcgcatttggaatgaggtgccatgataggtccaagtcagcatggatttgtgaaagggaaatcatgcttgacaaatcttttggaattttttgaggttgtttccagtagagtggacaagggagaaccagttgatgtggtatatttggactttcagaaggctttcgacaaggtcccgcacaagagattaatgtgcaacgttaaagcacataggattgggggtagtgtgctgacatggattgagaactggttgtcagacaggaagcaaagagtaggagcaaatggctatttttcagaatggcaggcagcgactagtggatcTGTGCTgtcgtcccagctgtttacactgtacattaatgatttagacgaggcgattaaatgtagtatctccaaatttgcggatgacactaagttgggtggcagtgtgaactgcgaggaggatgctatgaggctgcagagtgacttggataggttcggtgagcgggcaaatgcatggcagatgaagtataatgtggataaatgtgaggttatccactttggtggtaaaatcagagagacagactattatctgaatggtgacagattaggaaaaggggaggtgcaacgagacctgggtgtcatgggacatcagttattgaaggttggcatgcaggtacagcaggcggttaagaaagcaaatggcatgttggccttcattgcaaggagatttgagtaaaggggcagggaggtattgctacaattgtacagggccttggtgaggccacacctggagtattgtgtacagttttggtctcctaacttgaggaaggacattcttgctattgagggagtgcagcaaaggatcactagactgattcccgggatggtgggactgacatatcaagaaagattggatcaacagggcttgtattcaatggagtcagaagaaagagaggggatctcatagaaacgtttaacattctgacgagtttagacaggttagatgcaggaagaatgttcccaatgttggggaagtccagaaccaggggtgacagtctaaggataaggggtaagccatttaggactgagatgaggagaaacttcttcatccagagagtggtgaacctgtggaattctctaccacagaaagttgttgaggccaattcactaaatatattcaaaaaggagttaaatatagaccttactaccagggggatcaatgggtatggcgagaaagcaggaaagtggtactgaagttgcatgttcaaacatgaattcattgaatgatggtgcaggctcgaagggccgaatggcctactcctgcaactattttctatattttctatgcttctataatgagGGAGCAAATCATATATAATTTAAATCAAAAATCGTTGTATTTCATGATAAACAACCCCAGCTGATTGTAACTTATGtacttagaatatgaacaaactttcatattttctcgtctaatattctctgtacaagtggaaaccaacaggtgaaaagctgcagcaattaatctcttccatttgtgTTCAAAAATTATAAATattcatttcaaggacaccctcaaagcctctatattaaaatgcaacctccccaccgacacatggtagtTCCTAGCCAAagacaccctaagtggagaaagtgcatccggaagggcgctgatcacctcgagtcatcgctaagaacatgtagaaaccaagcgcaggctgccaaatgagcgtgcagcaaaccagactccccacccatccttttcttcaaccactctctgtcccgcctgtgacagagactgttattaccatgttggactgttcagtcacctgataactcacttttaacgtggaagcaagtctttctcgatttcgaggggctgccgatgatgatgatgttacataagcatttggcggctcattgactgagggataggtcgtctgatttaatgctgataaatgaatttagttggtgattaccttgtcaatgattgctaattattttagtttggagtctatTCTTTTCTCGAAATTAATGTTTAATTTACCTGTTTATTTCCCTGCCTGACAGTTAACATCCTGACGATTGTGATCTTgcctcgtggaaagtgcggtctctccatatgtgtcactcgctatctggtggccatggcagtgatggatctcctggtcattatcctcgacctgatactgaggcacattccgattcttTATCAGAAAGAGTTACATTTCGTGCGGTCCTTCCACGTGTGTAATATTCACgccgtcttacttcacgcagccacagactgttctgtctggttcaccgtcagtttcacctttgatcgctttgtggccatttgttgccagaatctgaaaactaaatattgcaccgagagaacggcggctgtggttctgggaaccgtAACTTTGCTGAGCGGGTtgaagaacattttctggtattttatgttgacACGTTTCTATACGCTTTCAAACATACCCTGGTTTTGCTATACAACAGATGATGTTCTGAATTCACCGGTCTGGGGAGCAATCAcattccttcattatattctcaccccatgtatcccatttgctctgattctgctgctcaatactgtcaccgccaggcatattatattggccagcagagcccgcaggcaactgcggggtgccagcagtggggagtgtcccagtgaccctgaGATGGCCAGCCGcaggaattccatcattttactgtttgttatctccggcaatttcatcctgttgtgggTGGTGTTTATGGTGAATTCTATATGGACCCAGATGTACTTTTTGGGatatgattctgtatatataccttTTTATGTAATGGACATTGGATTAATGCTGCAGatactgagttgctgcacaaacacggcaatttatgccgtgacccagactaagttcagacagcagttgaagaatgtagggaaatatcccttcacactgattctgaaattaattaaacgatgagaagacgcagaaacgttcctgcatcagactccctgtgtcctgatattgtgagcgagcTGCTCTCCACCGCGTGAccagtgattcgcgtgaataataacactctcactcacacactgtctacaacggGCGCCCTGTGAGGGGTCtgcagtccgggtgaatcaccatcagcatcataggcagtcccacgaaatatagaaacatagaatcacagaaaataggtgcaggagtaggccattcgccctttcgagactgcaccaccattcaatcagatcatgatgTTCATTACctcagaaccctaaccctaaccctaaccctaaccctaaccctaaccctaaccctaaccctaaccctaaccctaacccgaaccctaacccgaaccctaacccgaacccgaaccctaaccctaaccctaaccctaaccctaaccctaaccctaaccctaaccctaaccctaaccctaagcctaaccctaaccctaaccctaaccctaaccctaaccctaaccctaaccctaaccctaaccctaaccctaaccctaaacctaaccctaaccctaaccctaaccctaaccctaaccctaaccctaaccctaaccctaaccctaaccctaaccctaaccctaaccctaaccctaacactaaccctaaccctaaccctaaccctaaccctaaccctaacactaaccctaaccctaaccctaaccctaaaccctaaccctaaccctaaccctaaccctaaccctaaccctaaccctaaccctaaccctaaccctaaccctaaccctaaccataaccctaaccctaaccctaaccctaaccctaaccctaaccctaaaccctaaaccctaaaccctaaccctaaccctaaccctaaccctaaccctaaccctaaccctaaccctaaccctaaccctaaccctaaccctaaacctaaccctaacccgaaccctaaccctaaccctaaccctaaccctaaccctaaaccctaaaccctaaaccctaaccctaaccctaaccctaaccctaaccctaaccctaaccctaaccctaaccctaaccctatccctaaccctaaccctaaccctaaccctaaccctaaccctaaccctaaccctaaccctaaccctaaccctaaccctaacccgaaccctaaccctaaccctaaccctaaccctaaccctaacccgaaccctaaccctaacccgaaccctaaccctaaccctaaccctaaccctaaacctaaccctaacccgaacactaaccctaacccgaacccgaaccctaacccgaaccctaaacctaacccaaaccctaaccctaaccctaacccgaaccctaaccctaacccgaacccgaaccctaaccctaaccctaaccctaacccgaaccctaaccctaacccgaaccctaaccctaacccgacccctaaccctaacccaaacccaaaccctaacccgaaccctaacccgaacccgaaccctaacccgaaccctaacccgaacccgaaccctaaccctaaccctaaccctaaccctaaccctaaccctaaccctaaccctaaccctaaccctaaccctgaccctaaccctaaccataaccctaaccctaaccctaaccctaaccctaaccctaaccctaaaccctaaaccctaaaccctaaccctaaccctaaccctaaccctaaccctaaccctaaccctaaccctaaccctaaccctaaccctaaccttaaccctaaacctaaccctaacccgaaccctaaccctaaccctaaccctaaccctaaccctaaaccctaaaccctaaaccctaaccctaaccctaaccctaaccctaaccctaaccctaaccctaaccctaaccctatccctaaccctaaccctaaccctaaccctaaccctaaccctaaccctaaccctaaccctaaccctaaccctaaccctaacccgaaccctaaccctaaccctaaccctaaccctaaccctaacccgaaccctaaccctaacccgaaccctaaccctaaccctaaccctaaccctaaacctaaccctaacccgaacactaaccctaacccgaacccgaaccctaacccgaaccctaaacctaacccaaaccctaaccctaaccctaaccctaacccgaaccctaaccctaacccgaacccgaaccctaaccctaaccctaaccctaacccgaaccctaaccctaacccgaaccctaaccctaacccgacccctaaccctaacccaaacccaaaccctaacccgaaccctaacccgaacccgaaccctaacccgaaccctaacccgaacccgaaccctaaccctaaccctaaccctaaccctaaccctaaccctaaccctaacccttaccctaaccctaacccttaccctaaccctaaccctaacccttaccctaacccgaaccctaaccctaacccgaaccctaaccctaacccgaaacctaaccctaacccgaacccgaaccctaacccgaacccgaaccctaacccgaacccgaaccctaaccctaaccctaacccgaaccctaaccctaacccgaaccctaaccctaacccgaacccgaaccctaacccgaaccctaaccctcacccgaaccctaaccctaacccgaaccctaaccctaacccgaaccctaacccgaaccctaaccctaacccgaaccctaaccctaacccgaaccctaacccgaacccgaaccctaacccgaaccctaaccctaaccctaacccgaaccctaaccctaaccctaaccctaaccctaacccgaaccctaaccctaacccgaaccctaaccctaacccgaaccctaaccctaaccctaaccctaacccgaaccctaaccctaaacctaaccctaaccctaacccgaaccctaacccgaaccctaaccctaaccctaaccctaaccctaaccctaaccctaaccctaaccctaactctaacccgaaccctaaacctaaccctaaccctaaccctaaccctaaccctaaccctaaccctaaccctaaccctaaccctaaccgtaaccctaaccctaaccctaaccctaaccctaaccctaaccctaagcctaaccctaatcctaaccctaaccctaaccctaaacctaaccctaaccctaacccgaagcctaaccctaaccctaacccaaccctaaccctaaccctaaccctaaccctaaccctaaccctaaacctaaccctaaccctaaccctaaccctaaccctaaccctaaccctaagcctaaccctaacccaaaccctaaccctaaccctaaccctaaccctaaccctaacccgaacccgaaccctaaccctaaccctaaccctaaccctaaacctaacgctaaccctaaccctaactctaacactaaccctaaccctaacccttaaccctaaccctaaccctaacccttaaccctaaccctaaccctaaccctaaccctaaccctaacccttaaccctaaccctaaccctaaccctaaccctaacccttaaccctaaccctaaccctaacccttaaccctaaccctaaccctaaccctaaccctaaccctaaccctaaccctcacccctaacccttaacccttaacgctaaccctaacccttacctttaaccttaaccctaaccccaaccccaacactaaccctaacgtaaccctaaccctaaccctaaccctaaccctaaccctaaccctaaccctaaccctaaccctaacccttaccctaaccttaaccctaaccctaactctaaccctaaccctaaccctaacccaaccctaaccctaaccctaaccctaaccctaaccctaatcctaacactaaccctaaccctaaccctaaccctaaccctaaccctaaccctaaccctaaccctaatcctaaccctaaccctaaccctaaccctaaccctaaccctaaccctaaccctaaccctaacccaaacccaaaccctaaccctaaccctaaccctaaccctaaccctaaccctaaccctaaccctaaccctaaccctaatccttaaccctaaccctaaccctaacccttaaccctaaccctaacccttaccctaaccctaaccctaaccctaaccctaaccctaaccctaaccctaaccctaaccctaacccttaaccctaaccctaaccctaaacctaaccctaaccctaaccctaaccctaacacttaaccctaaccctaaccctaaccctaatcctaaccctaaccctaaccctaacccttaacccttaaccctaaccctaacccttaacccttaaccctaaccctaaccctaaccctaaccccaaccctaaccctaaccctaaccctaaccctaagcctaaccctaaccct
This genomic window contains:
- the LOC139253809 gene encoding probable G-protein coupled receptor 139 encodes the protein MMDFESSADVQLQCTSAAFGHMRKRVLEDHAIKSGTNLMVYGNEDIASLLYGSQTWTRGNRNLRTVDSNITTMDQNLKKMDWNVTTHGKSFILYFNFLVAHYEELSLVLRMRCAFRIIQYIYYPVLAVVGFAVNILTIVILPRGKCGLSICVTRYLVAMAVMDLLVIILDLILRHIPILYQKELHFVRSFHVCNIHAVLLHAATDCSVWFTVSFTFDRFVAICCQNLKTKYCTERTAAVVLGTVTLLSGLKNIFWYFMLTRFYTLSNIPWFCYTTDDVLNSPVWGAITFLHYILTPCIPFALILLLNTVTARHIILASRARRQLRGASSGECPSDPEMASRRNSIILLFVISGNFILLWVVFMVNSIWTQMYFLGYDSVYIPFYVMDIGLMLQILSCCTNTAIYAVTQTKFRQQLKNVGKYPFTLILKLIKR